In the Ilumatobacteraceae bacterium genome, one interval contains:
- a CDS encoding YbaK/EbsC family protein yields MTHHKNVQRVIDAGAALGVEVRPHHFPEGAKTAQDAADAIGCAVGQIVKSLIFGVDGEIVLAYVSGSNQLAEPKLAAAAGGERCGRVDADAVRAATGYPIGGVPPFGHTTELRVFIDPDLLQYDEVWAAAGTWNDVFPIEPAALVEASGGTVVELRRG; encoded by the coding sequence GTGACCCATCACAAGAACGTCCAGCGAGTGATCGACGCCGGTGCGGCGCTCGGCGTCGAGGTGCGACCGCACCACTTCCCCGAAGGCGCCAAGACCGCGCAGGATGCGGCCGACGCGATCGGCTGCGCCGTCGGCCAGATCGTGAAGAGCCTCATCTTCGGCGTCGACGGTGAGATCGTGCTCGCCTATGTGAGCGGCAGCAATCAGCTGGCCGAGCCGAAGCTGGCGGCCGCGGCAGGCGGCGAACGATGCGGCCGCGTCGACGCCGATGCCGTGCGAGCGGCGACCGGGTACCCGATCGGCGGTGTCCCACCCTTCGGCCACACGACCGAGCTCCGCGTCTTCATCGACCCCGATCTGTTGCAGTACGACGAGGTCTGGGCGGCCGCCGGCACCTGGAACGACGTCTTCCCGATCGAGCCGGCAGCGCTCGTCGAGGCCAGCGGCGGCACGGTCGTGGAGCTCCGCCGCGGATGA
- a CDS encoding carboxyl transferase domain-containing protein: MSWQPELDELRRREALAEQLGGADKVERQHHFGKLTVRERVAEIADDGSFWELGKTAGVARYDDQGNLVEFTPSNFVFGIAELDGRPVVLSGDDFTVRGGSNDASISAKREASESIAAEMRLPHVRLLDGMSGGGSVKTIEQAGRTYIPVLPGWHVVVDHLNIAPSVSLVLGSVAGFGAARAVASHYSVMVRDTSQMMIAGPALVEQAGLGSVSKEELGHADVHTTNGAIDDAVASEAEAFERASQFLSYLPTSVDELPPIDDWGDDPARREPRLADLVPRNPRQSYDMRSLMSLVVDDGSFFEIGRDWGTSVIGGLARLDGIPVAVFGENPMMYGGGWTAASCRKLTRLIDLASMFKLPMVHFEDCPGFLIGKQSEQDATVRYGTEVLVALREAQMPYCTVVIRKAFGIAGAANRKPGSESMRMAWPSGDWGSLPLEGGLEVAYKAELAASDAPDELKAQITERLNRLRSPHRSAEFYEIEQIIDPLDTRPMLCDWARLARRSLTPSAPSWGYRP, from the coding sequence ATGAGCTGGCAGCCCGAGCTCGACGAACTTCGCCGCCGCGAAGCGCTCGCCGAGCAGTTGGGCGGTGCCGACAAGGTCGAGCGACAGCACCATTTCGGCAAGTTGACCGTGCGAGAGCGGGTCGCCGAGATCGCCGACGACGGCAGCTTCTGGGAACTGGGGAAGACGGCCGGCGTCGCCCGCTACGACGACCAGGGCAACCTGGTCGAGTTCACGCCGTCGAACTTCGTGTTCGGGATCGCCGAACTCGACGGCCGGCCCGTGGTCCTGTCGGGCGACGACTTCACGGTGCGCGGCGGTTCGAACGACGCATCGATCTCGGCCAAGCGGGAAGCATCCGAGTCGATCGCCGCCGAGATGCGGCTCCCGCACGTCCGGCTCCTCGACGGGATGTCCGGCGGCGGGTCGGTCAAGACGATCGAACAGGCGGGCCGCACCTACATCCCGGTCCTGCCCGGGTGGCACGTCGTCGTCGACCATCTGAACATCGCGCCGTCGGTGTCGCTCGTGCTCGGCTCGGTCGCCGGGTTCGGCGCGGCCCGGGCGGTCGCATCGCACTACTCGGTGATGGTGCGAGACACCTCGCAGATGATGATCGCCGGACCGGCGTTGGTCGAACAGGCGGGGTTGGGTTCGGTGTCCAAGGAGGAGCTCGGACACGCCGACGTCCACACGACCAACGGGGCGATCGACGACGCGGTCGCATCGGAGGCCGAGGCGTTCGAGCGGGCGTCGCAGTTCCTGTCGTACCTGCCGACGAGCGTCGACGAGTTGCCGCCGATCGACGACTGGGGTGACGATCCGGCGCGCCGCGAGCCCCGGCTGGCCGATCTCGTGCCCCGCAACCCTCGCCAGTCGTACGACATGCGGTCGCTGATGTCGCTCGTCGTCGACGACGGCAGCTTCTTCGAGATCGGTCGCGACTGGGGGACGTCGGTGATCGGTGGGCTCGCCCGTCTCGACGGCATCCCGGTCGCGGTGTTCGGCGAGAATCCGATGATGTACGGCGGTGGATGGACGGCAGCGTCGTGCCGGAAGCTCACCCGGCTGATCGACCTGGCATCGATGTTCAAGCTGCCGATGGTCCACTTCGAGGACTGTCCCGGGTTCTTGATCGGCAAGCAGTCGGAGCAGGACGCCACGGTGCGGTACGGGACCGAGGTGCTCGTCGCGCTCCGTGAAGCGCAGATGCCGTACTGCACCGTCGTGATCCGCAAGGCGTTCGGTATCGCGGGCGCGGCCAACCGCAAGCCCGGGAGCGAGTCGATGCGGATGGCGTGGCCATCGGGCGATTGGGGCTCGCTCCCGCTCGAAGGTGGTCTCGAGGTCGCGTACAAGGCCGAGCTCGCGGCCAGCGACGCCCCCGACGAACTGAAGGCGCAGATCACCGAACGGTTGAACCGACTCCGCTCGCCGCACCGGTCGGCCGAGTTCTACGAGATCGAGCAGATCATCGACCCGCTCGACACCCGCCCCATGCTGTGCGATTGGGCGCGGCTGGCCCGTCGGTCGCTCACGCCGTCGGCGCCCTCGTGGGGTTACCGACCGTGA
- a CDS encoding pyridoxamine 5'-phosphate oxidase family protein yields MPKLTDAELEVFLDERGHLARVGTVDDDGLPRVLPLWFVRDGRRLLFTPRSPAVIWRNIQRDPKVGITIDESEQPYRKVTVQGVCEVVHPPGDDDVWRDLYRTITGRYTADWFADEYVEGTDDQPRALCAVDLDAPTTRWSTWRMPISGEDRRGVWAKRYFLPGTKWADS; encoded by the coding sequence GTGCCGAAGCTGACCGATGCCGAACTCGAGGTGTTCCTCGACGAGCGTGGGCACCTCGCCCGGGTCGGCACCGTCGACGACGACGGGTTACCGCGTGTGCTGCCCCTGTGGTTCGTCCGTGACGGGCGTCGGCTGCTCTTCACGCCTCGTTCGCCGGCGGTGATCTGGCGCAACATCCAACGCGACCCGAAGGTCGGCATCACGATCGACGAGAGCGAGCAGCCGTACCGCAAGGTGACCGTGCAGGGGGTGTGCGAGGTGGTGCACCCGCCCGGCGACGACGACGTCTGGCGTGACCTGTACCGCACGATCACCGGGCGCTACACCGCCGACTGGTTCGCCGACGAGTACGTCGAGGGAACCGACGATCAGCCACGAGCCCTCTGTGCCGTCGACCTCGACGCACCGACGACACGGTGGTCGACCTGGCGGATGCCGATCTCGGGCGAGGACCGACGCGGGGTGTGGGCGAAGCGGTACTTCCTGCCCGGCACGAAGTGGGCCGACTCGTGA
- the add gene encoding adenosine deaminase → MTLTDADRAWLLALPKVELHVHLEGSMSVATVRELTERHGIDPTPVWPGGFPAAFSFDGFPSFAAQYFYGLSLLRSADDLATITDDLAATLASQHVRYAEITTTAYTHFLDKDDRPGMSWGEYRDGLDEGQRRARERGVELGWVVDIPRDLEMPDETVTIEYLESSETPTGLVAVGLGGYEVDFPAAPYAPHFARAAALGLPAVPHAGETEGADSVRQAVERLGAVRIGHGVRCLEDPSVVELLREREIMLEVCPTSNDLLQVIERIEDHPLPALIEAGLRVCLNTDDPGWFDTDLVHELEVATEFLGVSLEQHRGMQLDAVAASFMSAESAAACRQAISAH, encoded by the coding sequence GTGACGCTGACCGACGCCGACCGGGCCTGGTTGCTGGCGCTGCCGAAGGTCGAGCTCCACGTCCATCTCGAGGGGTCGATGTCGGTCGCCACGGTGCGCGAGCTGACCGAACGCCATGGGATCGATCCGACGCCGGTGTGGCCCGGCGGCTTCCCCGCGGCGTTCTCGTTCGACGGGTTCCCGTCGTTCGCCGCGCAGTACTTCTACGGACTCTCGCTGCTGCGCTCGGCCGACGATCTCGCCACGATCACCGACGACCTGGCGGCCACGCTCGCGTCGCAGCACGTCCGCTACGCCGAGATCACCACCACGGCGTACACACACTTCCTCGACAAGGACGACCGACCGGGGATGTCGTGGGGCGAGTACCGCGACGGGCTCGACGAGGGGCAGCGTCGCGCTCGCGAACGTGGCGTCGAGCTGGGCTGGGTCGTCGACATCCCTCGCGACCTCGAAATGCCCGACGAGACGGTGACGATCGAGTACCTCGAGAGCTCCGAGACGCCGACGGGGCTGGTCGCGGTCGGGCTGGGTGGGTACGAGGTCGACTTCCCGGCGGCGCCGTATGCACCGCACTTCGCCAGGGCTGCTGCGCTCGGCCTGCCGGCGGTTCCGCACGCCGGCGAGACCGAAGGGGCCGACAGCGTCCGTCAGGCCGTCGAGCGACTGGGTGCGGTCCGTATCGGCCACGGTGTGCGCTGCCTCGAGGACCCGTCGGTCGTCGAGTTGCTGCGCGAGCGCGAGATCATGCTCGAGGTGTGTCCGACCAGCAACGATCTGCTCCAGGTGATCGAACGGATCGAGGACCATCCGCTGCCGGCGCTGATCGAGGCCGGCCTCCGGGTGTGCCTCAACACCGATGACCCCGGCTGGTTCGACACCGACCTCGTGCACGAGCTGGAGGTCGCCACCGAGTTCCTGGGGGTGTCGCTCGAACAGCACCGGGGAATGCAGCTCGACGCGGTGGCCGCGTCGTTCATGTCCGCCGAGTCGGCGGCGGCGTGCCGACAGGCGATCTCCGCCCACTGA
- a CDS encoding HNH endonuclease, giving the protein MSPPDTDALFGVLRAADPDVMDSDELAVLTGQIAQLKSWCDSLQVRTTRRQRTLAAEGRADDPRNTLSRHGRNSSKEAHAADERERICTAMPGFEDALNAGTVAAGHVDAIANATRNLDEALASEFNAQHDDLLTDAVRLGVDAFGRSCRELAKSLIAQAAAASDADELDRQRAASNVRRWVDQRTGMCHTHVELDPVRDRALWAAIEAARASLRRQDGNRRTPWDQLTVDAVVAAIGGGDHVDRVPEITVLIDYRTLIDGLHARGICETDNGVPLPVSTVRRLCCEAEIVPVVLGGAGQVLDVGTSKRVATRVQRRALRAMHRTCVHPDCTVTFDACRIHHVIPWQSGGPTDLDHLVPVCEPHHHLVHEGGWGLTMTADRVATWTRPDGVHHHTGSTVDRAGFGDRSTPRRTSPPTTVGATA; this is encoded by the coding sequence ATGAGCCCACCAGACACCGACGCCCTCTTCGGGGTGTTGCGTGCCGCCGACCCCGACGTGATGGACAGCGACGAACTCGCGGTCCTCACCGGGCAGATCGCTCAGCTCAAGAGCTGGTGCGACTCGCTCCAGGTGCGGACCACGCGCCGCCAGCGCACGCTCGCTGCCGAGGGGCGCGCCGACGATCCCCGCAACACGCTGTCACGGCACGGACGCAACTCGTCGAAAGAGGCGCATGCCGCCGACGAACGCGAACGCATCTGCACCGCGATGCCCGGCTTCGAAGATGCACTCAACGCCGGCACCGTCGCCGCCGGACACGTCGACGCCATCGCCAACGCGACCCGCAACCTCGACGAAGCCCTCGCATCCGAGTTCAACGCACAGCACGACGACCTGCTGACCGATGCGGTTCGGCTCGGGGTCGACGCATTCGGCCGCAGTTGCCGTGAGCTGGCCAAGAGCCTCATCGCACAGGCTGCAGCCGCATCCGACGCCGACGAGCTCGACCGCCAGCGGGCGGCCTCGAACGTGCGGCGATGGGTCGATCAACGCACCGGCATGTGTCACACGCACGTCGAACTCGACCCCGTTCGCGACCGAGCGCTCTGGGCCGCGATCGAAGCCGCCCGGGCATCGTTGCGTCGACAGGACGGCAATCGGCGTACACCATGGGACCAGCTCACGGTCGACGCCGTCGTCGCCGCGATCGGCGGCGGCGATCACGTCGATCGTGTGCCCGAGATCACCGTCCTGATCGACTACCGGACACTGATCGACGGGTTGCACGCCCGAGGCATCTGCGAGACCGACAACGGTGTTCCGCTCCCGGTCTCCACCGTGCGGCGGCTGTGCTGCGAAGCAGAGATCGTTCCCGTGGTGCTCGGCGGTGCCGGTCAGGTACTCGACGTCGGCACATCGAAACGTGTCGCAACGCGAGTCCAGCGACGAGCGCTGCGTGCGATGCATCGCACGTGCGTGCATCCCGACTGCACCGTGACGTTCGACGCGTGCCGCATCCACCACGTCATCCCGTGGCAGTCGGGCGGCCCGACCGATCTCGACCACCTCGTGCCGGTCTGCGAGCCACACCACCATCTCGTCCACGAGGGCGGATGGGGCCTGACGATGACCGCCGATCGGGTCGCCACCTGGACCCGGCCCGACGGGGTGCACCACCACACCGGCAGCACCGTCGATCGAGCTGGTTTCGGCGACCGGTCGACGCCGCGGCGGACATCCCCACCGACAACGGTGGGAGCCACCGCGTGA
- a CDS encoding FAD-binding oxidoreductase, with protein sequence MSTEITTLDGTRHELSDETIAEIREIFHGDVVTPDDSTYDETRVVQNGMFDRRPGLIVQCTGVADVVDCVRIARERDLLLSVRGGGHSIAGTCTADDALMLDLSRMRGVWVDASERRVRVQGGAVWGDVDRETQLHGLAVPGGVISTTGVAGLTLGGGIGWLHRKYGLACDALRAAEVVLADGRVVRASADEHPDLFWALRGGGGNFGVVTTFEFDASPVGPTVWNSAVMYPLGEAEGVIERWHDWATNIPDEITTRALCWTMPEAPLLPPAVHNRDVIILAALHSGAPDDGERLCAPLSAMGEPLADLSETLPYRVAQSNFDPFFPKGEVQNYWKSVYLDDVDVDARRLIADRANHRPDPLTLVHVPMLGGAMSRVDAGATAYGDRSADYMLSFDGGWPDPADNDANIAWIRSAWDDATQLDVASGTYLNFGGDRDIDDRARERAFGRNLDRLRQVKREYDPDNRFRLNANIPPET encoded by the coding sequence ATGTCAACCGAAATCACCACCCTCGACGGTACTCGCCACGAGTTGAGCGACGAAACGATCGCCGAGATCCGGGAGATCTTCCACGGCGACGTGGTCACACCCGACGACAGCACCTACGACGAGACGCGTGTCGTCCAGAACGGCATGTTCGACCGGCGCCCCGGCCTGATCGTGCAATGCACGGGCGTCGCCGACGTCGTCGACTGCGTCCGGATCGCTCGGGAACGCGATCTCCTGTTGTCGGTGCGCGGCGGTGGACACAGCATCGCCGGCACCTGCACCGCAGATGACGCGTTGATGCTCGACCTGTCACGGATGCGTGGCGTCTGGGTCGACGCATCCGAGCGACGGGTCCGCGTCCAAGGAGGGGCCGTCTGGGGCGACGTCGACCGTGAAACCCAACTCCACGGCCTCGCCGTGCCCGGTGGGGTGATCTCCACCACCGGCGTCGCCGGACTCACACTCGGCGGTGGCATCGGCTGGCTGCACCGAAAGTACGGCCTGGCGTGCGACGCACTCCGTGCCGCCGAGGTCGTCCTCGCCGACGGACGTGTCGTGCGCGCATCGGCGGACGAACACCCCGACCTCTTCTGGGCGCTGCGTGGCGGAGGCGGCAACTTCGGTGTCGTCACGACCTTCGAGTTCGACGCATCCCCGGTTGGTCCGACCGTGTGGAACAGCGCCGTCATGTACCCCCTCGGCGAAGCCGAGGGCGTGATCGAACGCTGGCACGACTGGGCGACCAACATCCCCGACGAGATCACCACGCGCGCGTTGTGCTGGACCATGCCGGAAGCACCCCTGCTCCCCCCTGCGGTCCACAACCGCGACGTGATCATCCTCGCCGCGCTCCACTCGGGTGCCCCCGATGACGGCGAACGTCTCTGTGCGCCGCTGTCGGCCATGGGCGAACCGCTCGCCGACCTGAGCGAGACGCTGCCCTACCGGGTGGCACAGTCGAACTTCGACCCCTTCTTTCCGAAGGGCGAGGTTCAGAACTACTGGAAGTCGGTGTACCTCGACGACGTCGACGTCGACGCACGTCGATTGATCGCGGACCGCGCCAACCACCGTCCCGACCCGCTCACGCTCGTCCACGTCCCGATGCTGGGCGGCGCCATGTCACGGGTCGACGCCGGCGCCACCGCCTACGGCGACCGCAGCGCGGACTACATGTTGAGCTTCGACGGCGGCTGGCCCGACCCGGCCGACAACGACGCGAACATCGCCTGGATCCGATCGGCGTGGGACGACGCGACACAACTCGACGTCGCATCGGGCACCTACCTCAACTTCGGCGGCGACCGCGACATCGACGACCGCGCCCGCGAGCGGGCCTTCGGCCGCAACCTCGACCGCCTCCGACAGGTGAAGCGCGAGTACGACCCCGACAACCGGTTCCGCCTCAACGCCAACATCCCCCCGGAGACATGA
- a CDS encoding TIGR03086 family metal-binding protein, whose product MTPTEQLSQILPALNDTVGQIRADQLDNPTPCDEFTVHDILDHMMVLGATFTYQYHGETPPEITPPPVYGRVPLAEFREVMDDLLDAVTAPGALDRTIDSPLGELPGDTFARFLAFDGLVHGWDIAVSTGTKLAVNDDVVDAVDSFARTALTDDLRDGDTFKRPAEPLALSSNLDDLAAFSGRTVKTHAMT is encoded by the coding sequence ATGACACCGACCGAACAGCTCTCCCAGATCCTCCCGGCCCTGAACGACACCGTGGGCCAGATCCGAGCCGACCAGCTCGACAACCCGACACCGTGTGACGAGTTCACCGTCCACGACATCCTTGATCACATGATGGTCCTGGGCGCGACCTTCACCTACCAGTACCACGGAGAGACTCCGCCCGAGATCACGCCACCCCCGGTCTACGGCCGCGTCCCCCTCGCCGAGTTCCGCGAGGTCATGGACGACCTCCTCGACGCCGTGACGGCCCCCGGCGCGCTCGACCGCACGATCGACTCCCCACTTGGGGAACTTCCCGGCGACACCTTCGCCAGGTTCCTCGCCTTCGACGGCCTCGTCCACGGCTGGGACATCGCCGTCTCCACAGGTACGAAGCTGGCGGTCAACGACGACGTCGTCGACGCGGTCGATTCGTTCGCCCGAACCGCACTCACCGACGACCTGCGCGACGGCGACACCTTCAAGCGACCTGCCGAACCGCTCGCACTGTCGTCCAACCTCGACGACCTCGCAGCGTTCAGCGGCCGAACCGTCAAGACCCACGCGATGACCTGA
- a CDS encoding cation transporter, giving the protein MSPGCCGSDDDTLVALRNRQRTLLWLVLGINAVLFVVEFGVGWWARSTALLADSLDMLGDAFVYAFSLWVLHRGTRWRARAALSKGVVQLIFGLVVLSQAAWRAVEGTPPVADAMALMGLVALAGNTWSFALLWRHRSDDINMTSTWLCSRNDLIANAAVLAAAVAVWRLDSVWPDVIVGVAIAALFLRTAGQVIRDARVELAKPDQDLPQVTA; this is encoded by the coding sequence GTGAGCCCCGGCTGCTGTGGAAGTGACGACGACACGCTCGTCGCGCTGCGAAACCGCCAGCGCACGTTGCTGTGGCTGGTCCTCGGGATCAACGCCGTCCTCTTCGTCGTCGAGTTCGGGGTCGGTTGGTGGGCGCGCTCGACGGCGCTGCTCGCCGATTCGCTCGACATGCTCGGCGACGCATTCGTCTATGCGTTCAGCTTGTGGGTGCTCCACCGCGGCACCCGCTGGCGTGCGCGGGCGGCGCTCTCCAAAGGTGTCGTGCAGCTGATCTTCGGGCTCGTCGTGCTGAGCCAGGCCGCGTGGCGAGCCGTCGAGGGCACACCGCCGGTCGCCGACGCGATGGCGCTCATGGGACTCGTCGCGCTCGCCGGCAACACGTGGTCGTTCGCGCTCTTGTGGCGGCACCGCTCGGACGACATCAACATGACCTCCACGTGGCTGTGCTCACGCAACGACCTGATCGCCAACGCCGCCGTGCTCGCTGCTGCGGTGGCGGTCTGGCGACTCGACAGCGTCTGGCCCGACGTGATCGTCGGCGTCGCGATCGCTGCCCTGTTCCTCCGCACTGCCGGCCAGGTGATTCGAGACGCTCGCGTCGAGTTGGCGAAGCCCGACCAGGACCTGCCGCAGGTTACGGCTTGA
- a CDS encoding GNAT family N-acetyltransferase → MTDQVPAGETHTVGSIRCCSVGVPIPLFNQAFVFEEPSVDDLQSAVGWLSQREVPFWVTAPESVANAIGEIAVTPGLVSEGTMPGMALAPLGDVPAGAVGAADRQLVTDPALLSDVAVVTAEAFGAPLEAAQMLAPASMLDDERCSWFVTHVDGEPAACGQLLRTDDVAGVYSIAVREQFRRRGLGAAISWTVLAAGRDAGCSVGVLQASPMGEPVYRRMGFETVTPYHLLVPSA, encoded by the coding sequence ATGACCGACCAAGTCCCGGCAGGCGAAACGCACACCGTCGGGTCGATCCGCTGCTGCTCCGTCGGCGTCCCCATTCCGCTGTTCAACCAGGCGTTCGTGTTCGAAGAGCCTTCGGTCGACGATCTGCAGTCTGCGGTGGGTTGGTTGTCGCAGCGAGAGGTTCCGTTCTGGGTGACTGCACCCGAATCGGTGGCGAACGCGATCGGCGAGATCGCCGTGACCCCGGGTCTGGTGTCGGAGGGAACGATGCCGGGGATGGCGTTGGCACCACTCGGCGATGTGCCGGCGGGCGCCGTGGGCGCGGCCGACAGACAGCTCGTCACCGACCCTGCGCTGTTGTCCGATGTCGCCGTGGTGACAGCGGAGGCATTCGGCGCTCCGTTGGAGGCAGCGCAGATGCTCGCGCCGGCATCGATGCTGGATGACGAGCGCTGTTCCTGGTTCGTCACGCACGTCGACGGCGAGCCGGCGGCGTGCGGGCAACTGCTCCGCACCGACGACGTGGCGGGCGTCTACTCGATCGCGGTGCGCGAGCAGTTCCGGCGACGGGGGCTCGGAGCTGCGATCAGCTGGACCGTGCTCGCCGCCGGTCGCGACGCCGGTTGCTCGGTCGGGGTCCTCCAGGCCAGTCCGATGGGCGAGCCGGTCTACCGCCGGATGGGCTTCGAAACCGTCACGCCGTACCACCTCCTCGTCCCGTCGGCCTGA
- a CDS encoding SRPBCC domain-containing protein gives MTEHQNPDDAAADAVVIERTFDAPVATVWDMWTEPEHFRAWYGPQGATVPVAEMDVRVGGSRRISMEMQTPNGPMTMWFVGEYRVVDPTDRLAYTESMADETGQVLSPAEMGMPDGHPEVTEVIVELEDVGGRTRMVMTHRGVPADSGGAMGWNMAIDKLAAHLVDLG, from the coding sequence ATGACCGAGCACCAGAACCCCGACGACGCCGCGGCCGATGCGGTGGTGATCGAGCGGACGTTCGACGCTCCGGTCGCCACCGTGTGGGACATGTGGACCGAGCCGGAGCACTTCCGGGCCTGGTACGGCCCCCAGGGCGCCACGGTGCCGGTCGCCGAGATGGACGTGCGCGTCGGCGGGTCGAGACGGATCTCGATGGAGATGCAGACGCCGAACGGTCCGATGACGATGTGGTTCGTGGGCGAGTACCGCGTCGTCGACCCGACCGATCGCCTCGCCTACACCGAGAGCATGGCCGACGAGACCGGCCAGGTCCTCTCCCCCGCCGAGATGGGCATGCCCGACGGCCACCCGGAGGTCACCGAGGTGATCGTCGAGCTCGAAGACGTGGGCGGCCGGACCAGGATGGTGATGACCCACCGCGGGGTGCCCGCCGACTCCGGCGGAGCGATGGGCTGGAACATGGCCATCGACAAGCTCGCCGCCCACCTCGTCGACCTCGGCTGA
- a CDS encoding metalloregulator ArsR/SmtB family transcription factor has protein sequence MPTATDDRLSVTFSALAHPVRRSMLERLAHGGATVNELAEPFSMSLPAISRHIKVLEHAGLVTQGQRAQYRPCAIDATPLREIASWAERYRPIWEGRFDQLESYLHQLDRGRATDHPNTDHPDIDHPNTDHPNTDQKDDV, from the coding sequence ATGCCCACCGCGACCGACGATCGACTGAGCGTGACGTTCTCCGCGCTCGCCCACCCGGTCCGGCGCTCGATGCTCGAACGGCTCGCTCACGGCGGGGCCACCGTCAACGAGCTCGCCGAGCCGTTCTCGATGTCGCTGCCGGCGATCTCGCGCCACATCAAGGTGCTGGAGCACGCCGGCCTCGTCACCCAGGGGCAGCGCGCCCAGTACCGGCCGTGCGCGATCGACGCCACACCGCTGCGCGAGATCGCGAGCTGGGCCGAACGGTACCGACCGATCTGGGAAGGTCGCTTCGACCAACTCGAGTCCTACCTCCACCAACTCGACCGCGGCCGCGCCACCGACCACCCGAACACCGACCACCCCGACATCGACCACCCGAACACCGACCACCCGAACACCGACCAGAAGGACGACGTATGA
- a CDS encoding helix-turn-helix domain-containing protein, producing MRKVSFADMNCSIAQTLELVGEWWTLLILRDSFLGVRRFDDFVERLGISRNVLTDRLDKLVDTEILERRPYDEGRNRYDYVLTERGRALWPVLTALRQWGDEWLLGEGNEPVVLRHLDCGELTHVEATCSECGEHLDTRSVRAETGPGHISP from the coding sequence ATGCGCAAGGTCTCGTTCGCCGACATGAACTGCTCGATCGCGCAGACCCTCGAACTCGTCGGCGAGTGGTGGACCCTGCTGATCCTGCGCGACAGCTTCCTCGGTGTCCGTCGGTTCGACGACTTCGTCGAACGCCTCGGCATCTCCCGCAACGTGCTGACCGACCGTCTCGACAAGCTCGTCGACACCGAGATCCTCGAGCGCCGCCCCTACGACGAGGGTCGCAACCGCTACGACTACGTGCTCACCGAACGCGGGCGCGCGCTCTGGCCCGTTCTCACGGCACTGCGCCAGTGGGGCGACGAGTGGCTGCTCGGCGAGGGCAACGAGCCGGTCGTGCTCCGCCACCTCGACTGCGGCGAGCTCACCCACGTCGAGGCGACCTGCTCGGAATGCGGTGAACACCTCGACACCCGGTCGGTGCGAGCCGAAACCGGACCCGGCCATATTTCACCTTGA
- a CDS encoding thioesterase family protein, with the protein MTQLTHEELGTAEPKSAAPTDFDRTTAVVPTDDASRYDLELSDGWTALVGTHGGYLAALTSNVAEAFVPGRSVRTVTTTFLRPGHAGPATARATTVRHGRTISTVVVDLEQDGRTMATSRLTLVPPVTGTEWRTPVIFDLPPPSECSRIQERSSSEHFNRVDGYLDPSSLPFSDGERAMVQGYMRPIEPRPIDAAWLAMATDWFPPPAFVRVAPPLGGISIDLTTHVHRTIATDQHDWLAARFEIDTRSAGLAVEHGRICTLDGTVLAESFQTRWFAEV; encoded by the coding sequence ATGACGCAACTCACGCACGAGGAACTCGGCACGGCCGAGCCGAAGTCAGCGGCACCGACCGACTTCGATCGGACGACGGCCGTCGTCCCGACCGACGATGCGAGCCGCTACGACCTGGAACTCTCCGACGGCTGGACCGCACTGGTCGGGACGCACGGCGGCTACCTGGCCGCGCTGACATCGAACGTGGCCGAGGCGTTCGTGCCCGGCCGCTCGGTACGAACGGTGACGACCACGTTCCTCCGTCCCGGCCACGCCGGGCCGGCGACGGCACGGGCCACGACGGTGCGACACGGCCGGACGATCAGCACCGTCGTGGTCGACCTCGAACAGGACGGCCGCACGATGGCCACCTCACGGCTGACGCTCGTCCCGCCGGTCACCGGGACCGAATGGAGGACGCCGGTGATCTTCGACCTGCCGCCTCCCAGTGAGTGCTCACGGATCCAGGAGCGCTCGTCGTCCGAACACTTCAACCGGGTCGACGGCTACCTCGACCCGTCGAGCCTGCCCTTCTCCGACGGTGAGCGAGCCATGGTCCAGGGGTACATGCGCCCGATCGAACCCCGGCCCATCGACGCCGCGTGGCTGGCGATGGCGACCGACTGGTTCCCGCCGCCGGCGTTCGTCCGGGTCGCCCCACCCCTCGGCGGCATCAGCATCGACCTCACCACCCACGTCCACCGTACGATCGCCACCGATCAGCACGACTGGCTCGCCGCTCGATTCGAGATCGACACGCGCTCGGCGGGCCTGGCCGTCGAGCACGGCCGGATCTGCACGCTCGACGGCACGGTGCTCGCCGAGTCGTTCCAGACCCGCTGGTTCGCCGAGGTCTGA